A stretch of Leptospira bouyouniensis DNA encodes these proteins:
- a CDS encoding helix-turn-helix domain-containing protein: MKRRNSLYVWDAQVLYAAWEETTTMHSLYSASLCFSVDIPSKIFLSNENYIEYTGVFLPPNTNYYQISKNTHIINIYIDPDSFLFERFSGNIKDGVQFFDSTKIPYLKKILDVLLDEKSPNEEVLGCLKLLVDSVFGSILPQKPPEVLDPRIFTVAKYLRSQTYLPQPEEVKLKILADIVNLSEDRFRHIFKETLLTSVRKFILSLRLKIAARNYHTSANFTEVAHLAGFSDSAHFSRTFRSAYGHSPSAVFRNPKRTRIRFINMES, encoded by the coding sequence ATGAAAAGGAGAAACTCATTATACGTTTGGGACGCCCAGGTTCTTTATGCGGCATGGGAAGAAACGACTACGATGCATAGCCTTTATTCAGCATCGCTATGTTTTTCGGTTGATATACCTTCAAAAATATTTCTATCAAATGAAAATTATATCGAATATACAGGTGTATTTTTACCACCTAATACAAATTATTATCAAATTTCAAAGAATACACATATAATAAATATTTATATTGATCCAGACTCATTTTTGTTTGAACGTTTTTCTGGCAATATTAAAGACGGTGTTCAATTTTTTGATTCTACAAAGATACCATATTTAAAAAAAATACTCGATGTGTTATTAGATGAAAAATCACCAAATGAAGAAGTATTAGGTTGTTTAAAGTTACTCGTAGATTCTGTGTTTGGTTCAATTTTACCTCAAAAACCACCAGAAGTACTGGATCCAAGGATATTCACAGTTGCTAAATACCTTCGTTCACAAACATACCTACCACAACCAGAAGAAGTTAAACTAAAAATTTTAGCAGATATAGTAAATTTATCTGAAGATAGATTTCGACATATATTCAAAGAAACGCTTTTAACATCTGTTAGGAAATTTATACTAAGTTTGCGATTAAAAATTGCAGCACGAAATTACCATACAAGTGCAAATTTTACTGAAGTTGCCCACCTTGCCGGATTTTCTGATTCAGCCCATTTCAGTAGAACGTTTCGATCTGCATATGGTCATAGCCCTTCTGCTGTTTTCAGAAATCCAAAAAGGACACGAATTAGATTTATCAATATGGAATCCTAA